From the genome of Triticum aestivum cultivar Chinese Spring chromosome 3B, IWGSC CS RefSeq v2.1, whole genome shotgun sequence, one region includes:
- the LOC123067130 gene encoding uncharacterized protein: MRQVAACSAGRARDRGSPATVDKLAVHEATEAGEAGSGGSSLVVMPAAGAWRAVKMDVRVLQCPLCTLPLKPPVLQCKGGHVACGGCRAEPCRRCEHGGGFDVRSTAMDAVVSAARVECPHDGCRTYVAYHELIDHRSACPRAPCSCPEPGCGFAAPPRALLVHLFVRHSMPAHKFQYGEGFRLLVPASEPSRRLLIGGEDGRAFLLSVGALGAATAVWVVCVRASAVRRPEYWCKMWSIMPPSQDLVVVKTRVTSSTSPGAVAAASFLTVPPTYYRVGAAGVSNSVPLNGYGFGLLQRQARRILFLTRRALLIHPPRLLLFPESSLPPREPSISHLRQAEWLSSATSAPARPSAMETGGGQSAKKQRLDLVLASPAPVKQEMLVLMHEAGEIVPAIQAPTKEAHLGLTVLQCHFCSRPLKPPVHQCNAGHLACGDCRGERPGNERQCQKCERGGGFDVHNTAMDAVVSAATVECAHDGCGLFITYHKLQDHQDACPFAPCKCPVPGCGFEGPPQTLPHHLTDVHPMPVQTIQYGKVLQLQVPVSEPRRLLFAEEDERVFLVVGGALGPSAPIAVSVVCIRAGASPPPHYTAKVWVNGPPSAVNGRVNTVRAEIEVTSTKEPDVLVVEELMTFLAVPPKMLAWDGPSRSRMVWLRIRIDKTSS; the protein is encoded by the exons ATGCGGCAGGTTGCTGCTTGCTCTGCTGGACGGGCACGGGACAGGGGTTCGCCGGCGACAGTGGACAAACTAGCTGTGCACGAAGCAACTGAAGCCGGAGAAGCAGGAAGTGGCGGCTCCAGCTTGGTCGTCATGCCGGCGGCAGGCGCCTGGCGAGCCGTAAAGATGGACGTGCGCGTGCTCCAGTGCCCCCTCTGCACCCTCCCCCTCAAGCCTCCCGTCTTGCAG TGCAAGGGCGGGCACGTGGCCTGCGGCGGCTGCCGAGCCGAGCCGTGCCGGAGGTGCGAGCACGGGGGCGGCTTCGACGTCCGCAGCACGGCCATGGACGCCGTCGTCTCCGCGGCCAGGGTCGAGTGCCCCCACGACGGCTGCCGGACCTACGTCGCCTACCACGAGCTCATCGACCACCGGAGCGCGTGCCCGCGCGCGCCCTGCTCCTGCCCGGAGCCCGGCTGCGGCTTCGCCGCCCCGCCGCGGGCGCTCCTCGTCCATCTCTTCGTCCGGCACTCAATGCCGGCGCACAAGTTCCAGTACGGTGAGGGCTTCCGGCTCCTGGTGCCGGCGTCGGAGCCGTCAAGGCGGCTGCTCATCGGCGGTGAGGACGGCCGCGCGTTCCTCCTCTCCGTGGGCGCGCTCGGCGCGGCCACCGCGGTGTGGGTGGTGTGCGTCCGTGCCAGCGCCGTCCGGCGGCCAGAGTACTGGTGCAAGATGTGGTCGATCATGCCGCCCAGCCAGGACCTCGTCGTGGTGAAAACCAGGGTGACGAGCAGCACATCGCCCGGCGCGGTGGCCGCCGCGTCTTTCTTGACAGTGCCGCCGACGTATTATCGGGTTGGGGCTGCTGGGGTGTCCAACTCCGTGCCTCTCAAT GGCTACGGCTTTGGCTTGCTGCAACGTCAAGCACGCCGCATCCTTTTTCTTACCCGCCGCGCATTATTAATTCACCCGCCGCGCTTGCTGCTtttccccgagtcttctcttccaCCTCGCGAGCCGAGCATTTCACACTTAAGACAGGCAGAGTGGTTGAGCAGTGCCACTTCTGCTCCCGCCCGGCCGTCGGCGATGGAGACGGGCGGCGGCCAGAGCGCCAAGAAGCAGAGGCTGGATCTGGTGCTGGCCAGCCCGGCCCCGGTGAAGCAAGAGATGCTCGTGCTCATGCACGAGGCGGGCGAGATCGTGCCGGCGATACAGGCCCCGACCAAGGAGGCCCATCTGGGCCTCACCGTTCTGCAGTGCCACTTCTGCTCCCGCCCCTTGAAGCCGCCCGTCCACCAG TGTAATGCTGGGCACCTGGCATGCGGCGACTGCCGCGGCGAGCGCCCCGGTAATGAGCGGCAGTGTCAGAAGTGCGAACGTGGCGGTGGTTTCGACGTCCATAACACGGCGATGGACGCCGTGGTCTCCGCGGCCACGGTAGAGTGCGCACACGACGGCTGCGGGCTCTTCATCACCTACCACAAGCTCCAAGACCACCAGGACGCGTGCCCGTTCGCGCCTTGCAAGTGCCCCGTTCCCGGCTGCGGCTTTGAAGGCCCGCCGCAGACGCTCCCCCACCACCTCACCGATGTCCACCCCATGCCCGTGCAGACGATCCAGTATGGCAAGGTTCTTCAGCtgcaggtgccggtgtcggagccGCGGCGcctgctgttcgcggaggaggacgagcGTGTGTTCCTCGTGGTCGGCGGCGCTCTCGGTCCAAGCGCACCTATCGCTGTGTCGGTTGTGTGCATCAGGGCGGGGGCCTCCCCGCCGCCGCACTACACGGCCAAGGTGTGGGTGAATGGGCCGCCGTCGGCGGTTAACGGCAGGGTCAACACTGTCAGGGCTGAAATCGAGGTGACGAGCACCAAGGAGCCCGACGTCCTCGTCGTGGAGGAGCTGATGACCTTCTTGGCGGTGCCGCCCAAGATGCTTGCTTGGGATGGGCCGTCCAGGTCCAGGATGGTTTGGCTCCGCATTCGTATTGACAAGACCTCATCCTAA
- the LOC123067131 gene encoding putative E3 ubiquitin-protein ligase SINA-like 6, giving the protein MAGQDKRCLPSMPACNGEHGGKKARHQALVPVVKQEPRQEEVEEEEWEEGELTSHGGSPGSAAASEALAAPAPAPAPPQIDVRMDMALLHCQACFLPLKPRVFKCETGHVVCGYCRGAHGESCGRADTHCPELDAVVGATKVPCAYRDFGCDRFLVYHGAAEHKRACPWMPCSCPQPGCGFLGPPAALLDHCSAEHSRPIIQVRYGRPWTLSLPLAQRWHVMVGQEDRSVFLVSLADLGVAATAVSLLCVRPDGAVALPAAPHFWCKLSVEHPRGDKDEMVMMASAVSSSPLSAGPPVPGQGMFVAVPHELMSGDVLAISVRIDQLQPPPPASTAVAARAPASPPPPHARTTTRRLQ; this is encoded by the exons ATGGCCGGGCAGGACAAGAGGTGTTTGCCGTCGATGCCGGCGTGCAACGGCGAGCACGGCGGCAAGAAGGCGCGGCACCAGGCCCTGGTGCCCGTGGTGAAGCAGGAGCCGCggcaggaggaggtggaggaggaggagtgggaggagggggAGCTGACGTCCCATGGCGGCAGCCCGGGATCGGCGGCTGCGTCGGAGGCCCTGgcggcgcccgcgcccgcgcccgcgccgccgcagaTCGACGTGAGGATGGACATGGCGCTGCTCCACTGCCAGGCCTGCTTCCTCCCCCTCAAGCCCCGCGTGTTCAAG TGCGAGACCGGGCACGTGGTGTGCGGCTACTGCCGCGGCGCGCACGGCGAGTCCTGCGGCCGCGCCGACACGCACTGCCCCGAGCTGGACGCCGTGGTGGGCGCCACCAAGGTGCCGTGCGCGTACCGGGACTTCGGCTGCGACCGGTTCCTGGTGTACCACGGCGCGGCGGAGCACAAGCGCGCGTGCCCGTGGATGCCCTGCTCGTGCCCGCAGCCCGGCTGCGGCTTCCTCGGCCCCCCGGCGGCGCTCCTCGACCACTGCTCGGCCGAGCACTCCCGGCCCATCATCCAGGTGCGCTACGGCCGGCCGTGGACGCTCAGCCTGCCGCTGGCGCAGCGCTGGCACGTGATGGTCGGGCAGGAGGACCGGAGCGTCTTCCTCGTCTCCCTGGCCGACCTGGGCGTGGCCGCCACCGCGGTGTCGCTGCTCTGCGTCAGGCCCGACGGCGCCGTGGCGCTGCCCGCGGCGCCCCACTTCTGGTGCAAGCTCTCGGTGGAGCACCCGCGCGGCGACAAGGACGAGATGGTCATGATGGCGTCCGCCGTGAGCAGCAGCCCCCTGTCCGCCGGCCCGCCGGTGCCGGGGCAGGGGATGTTCGTGGCGGTGCCGCACGAGTTGATGTCCGGCGACGTGCTCGCCATCAGCGTCCGCATTGATCAGCTCCAGCCTCCTCCTCCGGCTTCCACTGCTGTCGCGGCCAGGGCACCGGCGTCACCACCACCACCCCATGCTAGGACAACAACCAGGAGGCTCCAGTGA